In Zhaonella formicivorans, one DNA window encodes the following:
- a CDS encoding cobalamin B12-binding domain-containing protein, with protein sequence MGKRVLLAPLDPVHDIGLKMIKRGLDEAQHETILLPPDLPPEEIVREIVDKKVDTVLLSRTLGYGVAEVLAKFVDLADAAGVREKVTLGIGGMAIRPELAAELGFDAGFGPGTTVEQAVAFVEGRELSTEGVQVKKTKQDMTAGYSYQYRHSNIGSLLEVISKMILAWVENKTSPGVERAKVRDELWDINRWLNRQENKEFMAEYPKLCGEIPRKYYETGELHPKTRRFTPEEVKGLERYLEDVKARMSVQKLQHTRKKPIVFNQYGTGCPYLDIGHVQVSEAWGADGVVHFDPSWGARTEGFLDGFLTHQEDGTVITPANLNRIHGALQESTLWQVRAHRGLNTPETVVLAGKIGADLTKINFCYGALGAGTDPERLLVDAYHSMKYAIKYNMPFDVVTNEELCGVPAYKAFAGMLIVADLAVRLGAKPILQPLFCYSPEVMISGQMEDNYIDFNAAKIFALRSIVDAPIWPGAPIGFLTHSEDRVQSSMTTALHACLASALEVDAISIASSDEAYSGGPISVPSKIDTLRATMEGFRFFGQAGIAPTKKAEEWSQDIVAGIEKVLQEVLQTGDFVQAIYAGLLGSREEGAYPGRAGRGTVTTI encoded by the coding sequence ATGGGTAAAAGAGTTTTGCTTGCCCCTTTGGATCCTGTTCACGATATTGGTTTGAAAATGATTAAGAGGGGTTTAGATGAGGCACAGCATGAGACAATTTTATTACCGCCCGATTTGCCTCCAGAGGAAATAGTCCGGGAAATAGTAGATAAAAAAGTGGATACTGTCCTTTTAAGCCGTACTTTGGGATACGGCGTAGCCGAGGTATTGGCAAAATTTGTTGATTTAGCAGATGCTGCCGGGGTCAGGGAAAAGGTGACATTAGGAATCGGCGGCATGGCTATCCGACCTGAACTGGCAGCAGAACTTGGTTTTGATGCCGGTTTCGGGCCAGGCACTACTGTGGAGCAGGCTGTTGCCTTTGTGGAAGGCAGGGAACTATCCACTGAAGGAGTACAGGTTAAGAAAACAAAGCAGGATATGACTGCCGGCTATAGTTATCAGTATAGGCACAGCAATATTGGCAGCCTTTTGGAAGTAATTTCCAAAATGATCCTGGCCTGGGTGGAGAATAAAACCTCTCCCGGTGTTGAAAGGGCTAAGGTGCGGGATGAACTGTGGGATATTAACCGCTGGCTAAACCGCCAGGAGAATAAAGAGTTTATGGCTGAATATCCCAAACTGTGCGGCGAAATACCTAGAAAGTACTACGAGACGGGAGAACTGCATCCCAAAACCCGTCGCTTTACACCCGAAGAGGTTAAAGGGTTAGAAAGGTACCTGGAAGATGTGAAAGCCAGGATGTCCGTTCAAAAATTACAGCATACCCGCAAGAAGCCTATTGTTTTCAATCAGTATGGCACAGGGTGTCCATACCTTGATATCGGCCATGTACAGGTAAGTGAGGCTTGGGGAGCGGACGGCGTGGTTCACTTTGATCCCTCTTGGGGAGCAAGGACGGAAGGGTTTTTAGACGGTTTCCTGACTCATCAGGAGGATGGGACTGTAATTACCCCAGCCAACTTAAACAGGATTCACGGTGCTTTGCAGGAAAGCACCTTATGGCAGGTCAGGGCCCACCGGGGGCTGAATACCCCTGAAACAGTAGTTTTAGCAGGTAAAATTGGAGCGGACTTAACAAAAATCAATTTTTGCTATGGAGCTTTGGGCGCTGGGACTGATCCGGAGCGGCTTTTAGTTGATGCTTACCATTCCATGAAGTATGCTATTAAGTATAACATGCCCTTTGACGTGGTAACCAATGAAGAACTGTGCGGTGTTCCTGCTTATAAAGCATTTGCCGGAATGCTGATCGTTGCCGATCTGGCGGTGCGTTTAGGGGCTAAGCCTATTTTGCAGCCTTTATTCTGCTATTCACCGGAAGTAATGATCAGCGGCCAGATGGAGGATAACTACATAGACTTTAACGCAGCCAAGATTTTTGCGCTTCGTTCCATTGTAGATGCTCCTATTTGGCCGGGTGCACCTATTGGTTTTCTTACCCACTCTGAAGACAGGGTGCAGTCTTCCATGACTACGGCGCTGCATGCCTGCCTGGCTTCTGCTCTGGAAGTAGATGCCATCTCAATTGCTTCTTCCGATGAAGCATACTCAGGAGGACCCATTTCCGTGCCCTCTAAAATCGACACCTTGCGGGCAACTATGGAGGGCTTCAGGTTCTTTGGCCAGGCCGGGATTGCGCCTACGAAAAAAGCAGAAGAGTGGAGCCAGGATATAGTGGCAGGCATTGAAAAGGTACTGCAAGAAGTGTTGCAGACAGGAGATTTTGTGCAGGCAATATACGCCGGTTTACTGGGCAGCAGGGAGGAAGGGGCCTATCCCGGCAGAGCAGGCAGAGGGACAGTCACAACCATTTAG
- a CDS encoding FAD-dependent oxidoreductase, translated as MTKVVVVGGGWAGSAAAVAARKAGAEVVLLERTDMLLGTGLVGGIMRNNGRFTATEEMIAMGGGDLFQISDRESRHRNIEFPGHKHASLYDVARIEPAVRRHLIDLGVDVRLMSRVKGIENNGNKVVAVLTDNDERFEGDVFVETTGTAGPQGNCTKYGNGCAMCIYRCPTFGPRFSIAAKLGVQEFMGKKADGSYGAMSGSCKLHKDSLSEEIQEKLNKTGVAVIPIPKELQKGDEALTKKACQQYALKEFAENVILLDTGHAKLMTPYYPLDQLRQIPGFENARFEDPYSGGIGNSMRYLALSPRDNTLKVIGAENLFCGGEKAGLLVGHTEAICTGTLAGHNAVRWANNKELVEIPTELAVGDAIAHVNERMKTEEGLSKKFTFSGSVYFARMQELGLYTTDVEAIKQRVQKAGMTDIFAKSVI; from the coding sequence ATGACTAAAGTAGTAGTCGTAGGCGGCGGCTGGGCCGGTTCTGCCGCTGCAGTGGCTGCCCGCAAAGCAGGGGCTGAAGTTGTGCTTCTGGAGCGTACCGATATGCTCTTAGGTACTGGTTTGGTCGGTGGAATTATGCGCAATAACGGGCGTTTCACCGCAACCGAAGAAATGATTGCCATGGGCGGCGGGGATTTATTCCAGATTTCCGACCGGGAGTCCAGACATCGCAATATTGAATTCCCTGGTCACAAACATGCATCCTTGTATGATGTGGCTCGTATTGAGCCGGCTGTCAGAAGGCACTTGATCGATTTGGGCGTTGACGTAAGATTAATGTCCAGGGTAAAAGGAATTGAAAACAACGGCAACAAGGTTGTAGCCGTATTGACTGATAACGATGAACGTTTCGAAGGTGATGTTTTTGTGGAAACAACCGGTACCGCCGGTCCACAAGGAAACTGCACCAAGTATGGCAATGGGTGCGCTATGTGCATCTACCGCTGCCCGACCTTCGGTCCGCGTTTCAGCATAGCCGCTAAGCTGGGTGTGCAAGAGTTCATGGGCAAGAAAGCTGACGGATCATACGGCGCTATGAGCGGCTCCTGCAAACTGCATAAAGATTCACTGAGCGAAGAAATCCAGGAAAAATTGAATAAAACCGGTGTTGCAGTAATTCCTATTCCGAAAGAATTACAAAAAGGCGATGAGGCCCTGACCAAGAAAGCTTGTCAGCAGTATGCGTTGAAAGAATTTGCTGAAAACGTGATCTTGCTGGATACCGGTCACGCAAAATTAATGACTCCATACTATCCTTTAGACCAATTGCGGCAAATACCAGGCTTTGAAAATGCTCGTTTTGAAGATCCCTATTCCGGTGGCATTGGTAACTCCATGCGTTATCTGGCTTTATCACCTCGGGATAATACACTGAAAGTAATCGGTGCTGAAAATCTGTTCTGCGGCGGTGAAAAGGCAGGTCTCTTGGTTGGCCACACTGAAGCCATTTGTACCGGAACATTAGCAGGACATAACGCAGTCAGATGGGCTAACAACAAAGAACTGGTTGAAATTCCGACTGAGCTGGCTGTGGGTGATGCTATCGCCCATGTAAACGAGCGGATGAAAACCGAGGAAGGTCTCAGCAAGAAATTCACTTTCTCAGGTTCTGTTTATTTTGCGCGCATGCAGGAATTGGGATTATATACAACTGATGTAGAGGCTATTAAACAAAGAGTACAAAAAGCAGGTATGACAGACATCTTTGCCAAGAGCGTTATCTAG
- a CDS encoding RidA family protein: MSYEAKVKELGLEIPEAPKPVAAYVPGVLIDGYVYTSGQIPFVNGELKYKGKVGAEVSEEQGYEAAKICAINCLSVVKSLVGSLDKVEKIVKVTGFVNSAAGFSGQPKVINGASELLGKIFGEAGQHARSAVGVSELPIDAAVEVEMIVKVK; the protein is encoded by the coding sequence ATGTCTTATGAAGCAAAAGTAAAAGAGCTTGGCCTGGAAATTCCGGAAGCTCCTAAACCTGTTGCTGCCTACGTGCCTGGCGTTTTAATTGATGGTTATGTGTATACTTCGGGACAAATTCCTTTTGTCAATGGTGAACTGAAGTATAAAGGCAAAGTAGGCGCAGAAGTATCCGAGGAACAAGGGTATGAAGCTGCAAAAATATGCGCTATCAACTGTTTAAGCGTAGTGAAGAGCTTAGTTGGCAGCTTGGATAAAGTGGAAAAAATAGTTAAGGTGACAGGTTTTGTAAATAGTGCGGCCGGGTTCAGCGGTCAGCCGAAAGTAATCAACGGCGCTTCTGAACTGCTTGGCAAAATTTTTGGTGAAGCAGGACAGCATGCCCGTTCAGCGGTAGGTGTCAGCGAGCTGCCCATCGATGCTGCCGTTGAAGTGGAAATGATTGTTAAAGTAAAGTAA
- a CDS encoding DUF6917 domain-containing protein: MLTIIIAVVPAKAIGESTSKEVTTMSTVDPYKAGMFKANPYAAKTPIKGKLVVVLDGKLEGRSLQLMTPISRALCRHEIHELILTDEMEAGPGKTVNKIAYLGFFEVTQGGVMVAGDQLTIGGKSVGVIAGFDETHMPNHLNIIVKNSNRETGVEQGLQLGDEVICVKPSE; encoded by the coding sequence ATGCTGACAATCATAATTGCGGTAGTTCCGGCAAAAGCTATTGGTGAATCTACTTCAAAGGAGGTGACTACCATGTCAACCGTTGATCCGTATAAAGCAGGGATGTTTAAAGCCAACCCTTACGCAGCGAAAACTCCAATTAAAGGCAAGCTGGTGGTGGTGTTGGATGGCAAACTGGAAGGCAGGAGCCTGCAGCTGATGACTCCTATCTCCCGGGCGCTGTGCCGACACGAGATTCACGAGCTTATCCTTACCGACGAGATGGAGGCAGGTCCCGGCAAAACCGTGAACAAGATAGCTTATCTAGGTTTTTTTGAAGTGACACAGGGAGGGGTAATGGTAGCCGGTGACCAGCTGACTATAGGGGGTAAGAGCGTAGGGGTCATTGCCGGTTTCGATGAAACCCATATGCCAAATCACCTGAACATAATCGTGAAAAATTCCAACAGGGAAACCGGTGTGGAACAAGGTTTGCAGTTAGGCGATGAGGTAATCTGCGTTAAACCAAGCGAATAA
- a CDS encoding FCD domain-containing protein, giving the protein MLSEKEEQERIILGELHKTEQPLGSGVLKEALRLAGMELSEATVGRLLRELDTRGYTKRVGFQGRTLTAAGSARYENLERERQRVFYGSELLKSFNTHRKQDLIDILVARRAVEGEIARLAALHATPTEVRHMLEVLERQEQLVNSGQSGVEQDSEFHHLLAKAGRNKILIAVVELIKQEGQFSPVLEYIRHQLRGTMVQDHREILEAVQKHKPDAAYRAMVNHIESLICDVERYWERLNKK; this is encoded by the coding sequence ATGCTATCTGAAAAAGAGGAACAAGAGCGTATTATACTTGGAGAACTGCATAAAACTGAGCAGCCTCTTGGGTCAGGTGTGTTAAAAGAAGCCCTACGTTTGGCGGGGATGGAACTGAGTGAAGCAACCGTCGGCAGGCTGCTCAGGGAGTTGGATACAAGAGGCTATACAAAGCGTGTTGGCTTTCAAGGCCGTACACTTACTGCTGCAGGGTCAGCACGCTATGAAAACCTGGAAAGGGAACGCCAAAGGGTGTTCTACGGCTCCGAATTGCTTAAAAGCTTTAATACCCACCGCAAACAGGACTTAATTGATATCCTGGTGGCTAGGCGGGCTGTGGAAGGGGAAATTGCCCGCCTGGCTGCCCTTCATGCTACGCCCACGGAAGTCAGGCACATGTTAGAAGTTTTGGAACGGCAAGAGCAGCTTGTTAATTCGGGCCAATCGGGGGTGGAGCAGGACAGCGAGTTTCACCACCTGTTGGCTAAAGCAGGCCGCAACAAAATACTGATTGCCGTAGTTGAACTGATCAAACAGGAAGGCCAGTTCTCCCCGGTACTGGAATATATTCGGCACCAGCTGCGGGGTACCATGGTCCAAGATCACCGGGAGATTCTGGAAGCGGTGCAGAAACACAAGCCCGATGCAGCTTACCGGGCCATGGTTAATCACATCGAAAGCTTAATTTGCGATGTAGAAAGGTATTGGGAGAGGCTTAACAAGAAGTAA